TAAAGCTTAAAAGAGTGACATCATGTTaggcagaaaagcaaaatggagCATCTTCAGAGCCATGCACTGAACACATGAGCACTTCCAAGCTCCCCCCATCCAGTCATTGACAATAAAGAGCAGGACACATGACCTGCTTCAAGAAGCTTCCAAATCCCAAATGCCACTGGAGTTCAAATCCTCCTTTGCCACAGAGAGGATGTGAGTTTCCACCAGAGAGGAATAAGGACAAGAAGCCTGCTGGGAAGCAAGGATGGCATGAAttgaaaacaacacagaaaaaaattctgggcTTCTTTTGTAGCAGGCTTAGGAGCAGCCTGCAACCACAGCCCAAGTTATTAACCCTGTTGTTATGAAGTATGTGACAGCTTTCCCAACCCTCTTAACACAACAGAGCCCAGCtgtcagcagggctggcagtgttTCATGCTGCCTTGCTGCCAATACATTAGGTTAAGTAGCAGCATCCCAGAGGGATTTGCTTCCAGTCTGCTGCCAACACCACCGCAGTGCTGGTAGGCATGTGAAATTCCTCTGCTGAGTAACTATGTGTGTAGAGCTGTTAGCCTTACTCTTTGCTCCACAGTAGGAAAAGCACAGAGGGgtaggaaaagggaaaaaaggaaagaatacgAATATTATCCCCTGCTTAGTACATGTTGTACTCATTCTCCCTTCACAGATAATGATACATGCACATTAAGTGTCAACCTACCCCTAACATTGGCAAAATTGTAATTGAAATTCGGGGGGTTTAGGCAGTCCTAGACCTGAGACTTCTCAATCTTTGGCTTGAGTTTATTTCATATGGAGCCAAGCTGAGTTCAGAAACATTTGTGTCATCATGGGACATCTCAGGTGGGGTCCTGCTTGACAGTGTATCCCCAGGATGGACACTTTCACTGGGCTGATAGAGCCATGGGACACACTACTCATcttccaggtgctgctgtgccccagagaACTTTTCCATGCTGCTCTGCATGTCCTGTGTCCACCACATCTCTCCATGCATGCTCCACAGCATAACCTCGCAGTCCCTGTTTGGGGGAATCATGCTGTTCCACCAGGACACCATTTCTCTGAGCTCAATCCTGCTGTTGACATAGTATCACCTCAAATAAGATTCATTTCTTCCcaagaaattttatttccattaatcAGATTTGTATATATTTAGTGCTTGGAATCTTTTCTCCTGGATCCTCAGTCCTTTTTTTCTGgacacagctcagctgagccTCAGAATAAATACCATATTCCAGGTATCCAGAGGCAGGATCTGTTTCTCAAATGTTTTATCATGAGCtatagatttttttcaagtCCTTTCACAGACAATGATTCTCTTATTGAGTCTTGGACTTGGGACTAGAAGACTGAATGAAAGTCTTATCTTTACATCACCCTTGGTCCCAGTCTATCTAGTACAGTCACTACCTGCACatgaaatgaaagcagcaaTTCAGTCTCAGGAAATGATACATTATTACCCTGACTCACTGAACTTTGCTGTCTCTTCCCTTTCATCCTTGGTGTTTTAGTTAATTTCATGGTGCAGCACATTGTTTTTATAATAACACAGCTGAAAGTACCACTGCAACAGAAACCCTTGGAAAAGCTCCAGGTAGAAATCAACTGCAGGGtctcccaggagagcagctcctcaCTCCAAAGACATGGTGCTGTAGCTCATTCTAAGCCTGAAGGAGACACAGGCATTGCCAGAGATGAAAAGGACTTTTGATAGGGCTGAAGCTCAAATAGCTTCTTCATTTGATCTTATGAATGTGTTAAAAcataacaaaagcaaataaCTAGATAAACTCAATCTATTTTGAATGAGAAACAAGGCATTGCATTTTAACTAGAAGCACTTTCACTACCGTTAACACCTGCAAAACAAGGCTGCTGTCCTTTCTGAAACCTGATTTCTATCAAACACAGGCACTCACACTCAGCACACAAGTGTTTCAAACTTGGTATGAGAACCACTTTTTTCCCAGCTGGGGACTGTCACTCGGGACTCAAAGTTTTGAAGAAagtgtgtattttgttttaggttttttccccacaaaacacaagtttttacacaaatatttgaaaattccTCCTTCCCACTTTGGAGATAAGGATTTGGTCCTGCAAACAAAATGAGTCATGAGTTGTCTAAATGCCTAGCATAGCAGTCCCTAGGCTTCAAAATGGGCAGATTCAGATTTTAAGATTAAATCCTGTACAACAAAATCTTGAAAGCCTACATGGTAACTCCAGTAGTGGGACACTAAGGAGGAACAGGAGTGATGAGATTACAGGCTCACTGCTTCGCAAACATCTGGtcacaaaccaacaaaacagcAGAGGCCTCTCTCAGGGACCAGCACAGAAACATGTGCCATTAAGTGCCCCCAGCAACACTGCAGGTGGTACAGtaaatcacagaaaattctACGGATTTAAAACAACATCAGAAAAAGCgcaagcttcttttttttcaggtaaaGCAGACCCTAGATCTAGCAGGGCTGAAAGGATCCAGTCATATTATGCCCAGTCTCACCCACTGGACTGAATCTTAGAAAAGTTGTTTACCATTCCTATAGGACTGCTTTGGACAGTCACCAGATCTCTATGTCATAGTTGTTCTATCAGTAAAATGCAAAAGATAATATTGAGCTCACTCAGCAAATCATGAGAAAACCTACAATAACAGCAGCTGGTGGCACCAGCATAAAGAGTGAGGACTGGATGTTCTCTTACCTTCACAGATCCTTTCGATGATAAAGCCTTGGTAGTTCTGCAGATCTTCATAGGAGGAGATGTGGACCAGATAGTTAGGAGATCCAGCAACTCTCAGTAGCATGTCCCTCTGTGCATCCCCAATGACAACCACAAACACCAAGATGCCATTGTGCctcagctgctgagctggggcagctgcatCCTCCAGTCCGCCCCCGTTTGTGAGCAGCACCACCACCTTGTTGACACCAGGTCTTACTCCCCTCTGCACAGTCATTACATCACCATAAATATGCAGCAAGGCATTGCCAGCAGAGGCTGAGTCCCCAAGGAAAGGCACCTGGTCGATGGCTTGGAGGACAGCAGAATTGCTTGTGTGGGTGGTCAAAGCAAACACAGTGTGAGCTTTGCTGCCATAGATTACAAGGGCAATTTGGGTGACATCCCGGTTGATGGTGAAGTGCAAACAGCTGCTCCTGACAAAGTGCCTCAGATGCAGAAAATTCTCCAGGCCAACTCtagatgaggcatccacagcgAACACCAAATCAAGAGACTGTGCCTGGCAGCCTGCGTAAAAGAGTGCAGACATGATATCTTTCAGAATATACGTGTCCTCCTTTCTGACCATAAACCTGTAGTGGGAGGGAATTGTGGGCAAAATTCAACGCTGCTGATCACTGACTGCGAAGTATGATCTTTCACACCAACAGGTAGAGATCCATCACAAAAATCACTCATGGAAGGTTAGTCCCTGAATCTGTGACTGacacaaacaaaacagggaCAATGGCCATtctgtccttccttccctcctccccacttCTTCATGGTTTAGCGAACTCATCCCACAATGCCCATACCATAGTCTTACCTTCAGCATTGTCCACACTGCAGatttttctctgcagctctgagatCCTGTTGAACAGATCCTGGGGGTCTGAGTAGACAATTGTGTGCTGTGGATTGCCAGTGACCTTGGTCAGCTCTGCCCTCATGAGGCTGCTGCCTACACCGATCAAGAAGAGATTTTGGTCCTTCATGTACTTAGGGGCTTCTGCCACTGAATCCTGGGACTTGGAGTCAGTGAGCAAGACAACCATGCGTGGGAGATCATCTTGCACATCTGCAAAGACTGGGGTGCTCCTAAAACCGTGCTGTGCAATGTactgcagggctctgcctgtCAGGGTTCTGCCTCCACCAAAATTCAAAGCATCAATTCTCTTCATGAGACTGAACATATCCTTGTGTTGCCCCAATTCAATGGGTACCCTGACATCATCATCGAACTGGGCCACCCCCACATTCACTGGTGAGTCCTGGCCCATCACTGCCTGGAGGAACCTCTTGAGGAAAGCCTTGTAGCGAAGGAATCCTTCCAGTGTGACCCCTGCTGAGCTGTCCACCAGGAAAAGGAGATCCACACCACACTCGAggctcagctttgctgctgaaaaggGAGAATTAATCATTTGCAGGGCAACAAGACAAGCATGTCAGGCACCTCAGTTGGGGCCTGCTGGGAGCCTGTGGTGTGAGAAGAGATACTGTGTCCACCAACCCAAACATTTTGCCAGTCACGTCAGGAGCTGGAGCACAACTGTGCCAAGAGTCAGCTTTATTTTGGTTGGATGCCACAGAAGCCTTTAGAGATAGGAAACACGTATAGGAGTCTGGGGTAATTTGTGAACTTTTGGATGGCAAACTCCAAATTAGAAATGACAACTGCACACTCTAACTACTGTGGGCAAAACACTCAGAGTGTACACAGCCACACATTGGAGAAATTGTAGAGTCCAAGCACCACACCCTCACTTTTAATACCCTGAGACACTTTGACGTGGGAATCTGGGTTCTGGGGAAAGTAAGCACAAGGAATTTTCTAATGAACAGGACCTTCTTGAGTTTCTTACACCGAACCCCCCAAACCAGGAGTTCCTGCTGGGCCCATGTGTGCAGGGAAGGGACCGATACACACTAAGGTGTTTCTCCCAGTGTCTCTGCTCTCCTAATCACATGGCACCTGCATTTATACACAAAGACAGCTACACCAGGGTAAAACTGCCACAATTGGTGTTCTTCATATCCACGTAGTTTCTGAACAGCAGGACCCAGTCACTGAGCCTGACACAGTCATAATTAGCATGAGAATAGACTTAGCCTGTTTTCTGGAGCAAAGCCCAGAGACTGTAGCCCAGTCCCAGCCAACCCCATGGTGGTGCAAAGGCAGGATGTGGCTGGAAAGGAAGGAGGCAGAGCATAACTTCACACCTACCACAGTGGAAGTCTCCTCCATAGCCCACCAGGCAGAGGCAGTGGTATCTATCCAGTCCCTCTGGGACACATGTGCCACCATTCTGGCATGGCTGGGAGTCACAAGGGTCTAAACAGGaccagagaagggaaagataAGGAGTCAGCAGAGAGTTTGCCCCTTCCCATCCTCTGCCAGTGGGAGCATGGCCATTAATGGAAAAGTGgtcacagctctgcccctcttGCTGTAGAACTTGAACTAACACAGGGACACGTGTACCCACCCCTCCATGGCAATTTCATTTTGGAATGGCTCTCCAGGAGGCAAGGACAAG
Above is a window of Pithys albifrons albifrons isolate INPA30051 chromosome 9, PitAlb_v1, whole genome shotgun sequence DNA encoding:
- the VWA2 gene encoding von Willebrand factor A domain-containing protein 2 isoform X2, whose translation is MNLLEEGSGWSGQRNLAGRSEATAGGGGAADGSEPLSQPGRGGCGSSSTQKGSRPGPGGACLRSRKEHSFITMHLLSLRSICIFLLSQVLLVLGIQEIHVDPEMISKISAAGKLMKCSASLDVLFLLDGSYSIGKGSFERSKHFAGKLCDALDIHPDRVRVGMIQFSSTPHLEFPLDSYLTKQEVKERIKRTVFRGGTTETGRALKYILRKGFSGGRNSSVPEVLIIISDGRSQDSLVMPAVQLKERHITVFAMGIKFPRWEELHVLASEPPEQHVLFAGDADDAANGLYSTLTGSVCSITAPACKVESHPCERRTLETVKELTGNYVCWKGSKQPNAVQASLCPFIRWKRVLIKHPSRCFRTVCPDPCDSQPCQNGGTCVPEGLDRYHCLCLVGYGGDFHCAAKLSLECGVDLLFLVDSSAGVTLEGFLRYKAFLKRFLQAVMGQDSPVNVGVAQFDDDVRVPIELGQHKDMFSLMKRIDALNFGGGRTLTGRALQYIAQHGFRSTPVFADVQDDLPRMVVLLTDSKSQDSVAEAPKYMKDQNLFLIGVGSSLMRAELTKVTGNPQHTIVYSDPQDLFNRISELQRKICSVDNAEGCQAQSLDLVFAVDASSRVGLENFLHLRHFVRSSCLHFTINRDVTQIALVIYGSKAHTVFALTTHTSNSAVLQAIDQVPFLGDSASAGNALLHIYGDVMTVQRGVRPGVNKVVVLLTNGGGLEDAAAPAQQLRHNGILVFVVVIGDAQRDMLLRVAGSPNYLVHISSYEDLQNYQGFIIERICEGVLRGDSPRSPVLPPHSHVQWSPRGLQHFSRAFQHTRRHLDQRH
- the VWA2 gene encoding von Willebrand factor A domain-containing protein 2 isoform X3; the encoded protein is MHLLSLRSICIFLLSQVLLVLGIQEIHVDPEMISKISAAGKLMKCSASLDVLFLLDGSYSIGKGSFERSKHFAGKLCDALDIHPDRVRVGMIQFSSTPHLEFPLDSYLTKQEVKERIKRTVFRGGTTETGRALKYILRKGFSGGRNSSVPEVLIIISDGRSQDSLVMPAVQLKERHITVFAMGIKFPRWEELHVLASEPPEQHVLFAGDADDAANGLYSTLTGSVCSITAPACKVESHPCERRTLETVKELTGNYVCWKGSKQPNAVQASLCPFIRWKRVLIKHPSRCFRTVCPDPCDSQPCQNGGTCVPEGLDRYHCLCLVGYGGDFHCAAKLSLECGVDLLFLVDSSAGVTLEGFLRYKAFLKRFLQAVMGQDSPVNVGVAQFDDDVRVPIELGQHKDMFSLMKRIDALNFGGGRTLTGRALQYIAQHGFRSTPVFADVQDDLPRMVVLLTDSKSQDSVAEAPKYMKDQNLFLIGVGSSLMRAELTKVTGNPQHTIVYSDPQDLFNRISELQRKICSVDNAEGCQAQSLDLVFAVDASSRVGLENFLHLRHFVRSSCLHFTINRDVTQIALVIYGSKAHTVFALTTHTSNSAVLQAIDQVPFLGDSASAGNALLHIYGDVMTVQRGVRPGVNKVVVLLTNGGGLEDAAAPAQQLRHNGILVFVVVIGDAQRDMLLRVAGSPNYLVHISSYEDLQNYQGFIIERICEEAKNPVNPCKPNPCMNQGVCILGPGSYRCECHGWEGPHCESRVLRGDSPRSPVLPPHSHVQWSPRGLQHFSRAFQHTRRHLDQRH